The Catenuloplanes niger genome includes a window with the following:
- a CDS encoding GNAT family N-acetyltransferase has translation MLIEPRTATDPELHALILEQQRELASVAVAVRPVRTGASYLVGIVNGHAVACGAVVTLDPDTAEIKRMYVRPGFRGQGFSRAILAELEELAARAGYRVVRLETGGYLPVAMSLYRSAGYEPIGSYGDYLGAPHSVCFEKRLPVLA, from the coding sequence ATGTTGATTGAGCCCCGGACCGCCACCGACCCCGAGCTCCACGCACTCATCCTTGAGCAGCAGCGTGAGCTCGCCTCGGTGGCGGTCGCGGTCCGTCCGGTGCGGACGGGCGCGTCGTACCTGGTGGGGATCGTCAACGGGCACGCGGTCGCGTGCGGCGCGGTGGTCACGCTCGACCCGGACACGGCCGAGATCAAGCGGATGTACGTCCGGCCGGGGTTCCGCGGCCAGGGCTTCTCCCGGGCGATCCTGGCGGAGCTGGAGGAGCTGGCCGCCCGCGCCGGTTACCGCGTGGTGCGCCTGGAGACCGGCGGTTACCTGCCGGTGGCGATGTCGCTCTACCGGAGTGCCGGCTACGAACCGATCGGGTCGTACGGGGACTATCTGGGCGCCCCGCACAGCGTCTGCTTCGAGAAGCGCCTGCCCGTTCTAGCCTGA